A DNA window from Daucus carota subsp. sativus chromosome 3, DH1 v3.0, whole genome shotgun sequence contains the following coding sequences:
- the LOC135151483 gene encoding uncharacterized protein LOC135151483: protein MAKTAALRNAITQFSQLSGETFCEAWERYKEMLRKCPHHGMPDWMVINCFYNGLGPQSRPMLDAASGGALLTKSYEEAYELIEMMAANEYQNPTQRLHQGKAAGILDVDATTALTAQIKALTMKMDSLVNLGIQQPPSVCELCAGTHSTDQCAISSESAQFVSNFQRSQQPAPATYHPNNRNHPNFSWSNNQNFMPQQQQHDTEANPGKKEMKEQVQAVTLRSRKVTKEKESATEQNKEESDQQVETPVLSSKSDSEKTVVEADKNKINEEASKDSAEKSSPKADIGVKQVYPPPPFPKRLQKHKLDKQFAKFLEVFKKLQINIPFAEALEQMPSYAKFMKGILSRKLKLEELETVALTEECSAVLQQKLPPKLKDPGSFTIPCTIGPLSFDKCLCDLGASINLMPLSVFKKLGLPEPKPTNMYLQLADRSITYPRGIVEDVLVKVDKLIFPADFVFNAMKFPTDEEECFKVEPLEAVENSEMEQKLRPGTLERVLSRDSDFEDEGGAELKNFKEHLKPSIEEAPNLVLKLPPDLLSDVQFRRLSRRIDDMHDIHHRFAEDLTQALGSAFRATGVEVDWPVFGDGMVSRPPDPPPEEGDPPDF from the exons atggccaaaacagctgcactaaggaatgctatcactcaattctctcagctaTCTGGTGAAACTTTTTGTGAAGcatgggaacgctacaaggagatgcttcggaagtgcccacatcatgggatgcctgattggatggttatcaattgcttctataatggcttgggtcctcaatcgagaccaatgctcgatgcagcatcaggtggagctctattgACTAAGAGCTATGaggaggcttatgagttgatcgagatgatggctgcaaatgaatatcagaatcctactcagcgtcttcatcagggcaaagcagcagggattctggatgttgatgctactacagcctTGACTGCTCAaattaaggctcttactatgaagatgGATTCTTTGGTAAACTTGGGGATTCAGCAACCACCTTCAGTTTGTGAGCTTTGTGCGGGTACACATtccactgatcagtgtgccatatctagcgagtcagctcagtttgtgagcaattttcAGCGATCTCAGCAGCCAGCTCCGGCTACTTATCACCCGAATAAtcgaaatcatccgaatttcagctggagcaataatcagaacttcatgccacaacagcaacaaca tgataccgaggccaatccgggtaagaaagagatgaaggaacaggtacaggctgtcaccttaaGGTCcagaaaggttacgaaggaaaaagaatcagcaacagagcaaaacaaggaagagagtgatcaacaggttgaaacacccgtgctctcatctaaGTCAGATAgtgaaaaaactgttgttgaagctgacaaaaataaaatcaacgaggaagcaagcaaggattcaGCCGAGAAATCTAGCCCGAAAGCTGAtattggggtcaagcaagtgtatccacctccaccttttccgaagagacttcagaagcataagctcgataagcaattcgctaaatttctagaggttttcaagaaattacaaatcaatatACCTTTTGCGGAAGCTCTAGAACAGATGCCaagttatgctaaattcatgaaaggtattctatctcggaaacttaaacttgaggaattggagactgtagctttgaccgaggagtgcagtgcggtgttgcagcagaaattgcctccgaagctgaaagatccggggaGTTTCACAATACCGTGTACCATTGGACCattgtcattcgacaagtgtttatgtgacttgggagctagcattaaTCTGATGCCATTatctgtcttcaagaaacttggtctgccggagccgaaacctacaaacatgtacttacaactggctgatcggtccatcacatACCCGAGAGGTATAGTGGAAGACGTCTTGGTTAAAgtggataagctcatcttccctgctgatttt gtgttcaacgcaatgaaatttccaaccgatgaagaagaatgctttaaggtggagccaCTAGAAGCTGTTGAAAATTCTGAGATGGAGCAAAAGCTAAGGCCAGGTACCTTAGAGAGAGTCTTATCACGGGATTCTGATTTCGAAGATGAAGGAGGAGCAGAGCTTAAGAATTTTAaggagcatcttaaaccatctattgaagaagctcccaatctcgtactcaaactaccaccggatctcttaagtgatgtgcagtttagaaggttgtcacggcgcatagatgacatgcatgacattcaccACCGTTTTGCAGAGGATTTGACTCAGgctcttgggagtgcttttcgagccactggtgttgaggttgattggccagtgtttggagatgGCATGGTGTCTCGACCACCTGATCCtccacccgaggagggtgatcctcccgacttctag
- the LOC108212365 gene encoding uncharacterized protein LOC108212365, translating into MDKSWIFKDRDTLDYEIGVEEFLIFAEENASDTKKIPCPCKRCVNFKKFAVKIIRGHLYEYGFSLGYLDWIWHTQGCGITGSTVHDNAPSPAPTLDPASMHSPGHASQTVNVCDAAYNSSEYNNESYQFRRFVADAQQPLYEGSECTKLESMLKLHNWKARFGISDSAFTDLLSTVGSLLPKENVMPPNAYEAKKTLSNLGLEYIKYHSCPNDCILYRGVYVDASKCPKCSLSRWKLGKDGKVRINVPAKIMWYFPIIPRLKRMFKSPSTSELITWHAKQRIEDGKMRHPADSPSWRNIDYRWPAFGSEARNIRLALSADGINPHNNGLTNRYTCWPVVLVTYNLPPWLCMKRKFMMLTVLVPGPHEPGNDLDVYLQPLIDDLKKLWEEGEPNVYDAHTKLYFTLKAILLWTINDFPAYGNLSGCVNKGYMSCPICGDDTVAKYLSHSRKMCYQGHRRYLARNHPYRKQKAAFNGQQELGQARQPLSGEEVLLQQEKIEFQFGKEVRKSKKVDCPWKKKSIFFELEYWKFHHVRHCLDVMHVEKNVCDSLIGTLLNMKHKSKDSEASRLDMIDMGVRADLAPQKGERKTYLPPSIFNLSKAEKKKMLSSLMHMKLPYGHASNIKNCVSMEEIKMFGLKSHDCHILLQQLLPIAIRAVLPKKVRVTIIRLCFFFNALCSKVVDVSKLDKLQSDVIVTLCELEKIFPASFFDVMIHLIVHLVRELRLCGPVFYRWMYAFERFNKVLKSYVRNRYYPEGCIAECYLGEESIEFCQEFVKQTCTTAGLRKGEGKLSGPLSVAVMKSIEEKERDEAHLHVLLNNLEVQPYILMHKEYLEEIHRGKKKSVHWLLREHNNSFADWFLEKVSSEMVENPGGVSETVRWIAGKPSFSVMTYEAYLVDGVRYFTKQRDNVRVVQNSGVSLVAKTVQVSSAKDLNPVESDLTFYGGILDIWELDYHAFKAPLFLCNWADNDKGIKVDDLGFTLVDLSRQGHKRDKYVSIDQVKQVYYIEDPVDAKWSVVLTSTTRDYQEVYNDDDLGDTTMENPPFCCQIPTCDVGDDVEKSIRENIKGTWVKK; encoded by the exons ATGGACAAGTCTTGGATTTTCAAAGATAGGGATACACTTGACTATGAAATCGGGGTTGAAGagtttttaatatttgccgAGGAAAATGCTAGTGATACTAAAAAAATCCCATGCCCCTGCAAAAGATGTgttaactttaaaaaatttgCAGTTAAGATTATTAGGGGACATTTATATGAATACGGTTTTAGTTTGGGATACCTTGATTGGATTTGGCACACACAAGGGTGTGGAATCACTGGATCAACAGTTCATGACAATGCCCCTAGCCCTGCACCTACGCTTGACCCTGCATCGATGCATTCCCCTGGTCATGCATCACAAACAGTCAATGTTTGTGATGCTGCGTATAATTCGAGTGAGTACAATAATGAGTCGTATCAGTTTAGGAGATTTGTGGCTGATGCTCAACAGCCTTTGTATGAGGGTAGTGAATGCACCAAATTGGAGTCGATGCTAAAACTGCATAATTGGAAAGCAAGGTTTGGAATTAGTGATAGCGCCTTTACAGATTTATTGTCTACTGTTGGCTCTCTCCTTCCTAAGGAAAATGTGATGCCACCTAATGCATATGAAGCCAAGAAAACATTATCCAACTTAGGCCTAGAATACATAAAGTACCACTCATGTCCAAACGATTGCATACTATATCGGGGGGTATATGTTGATGCTTCTAAGTGTCCTAAGTGTAGTCTATCTCGCTGGAAGTTAGGAAAGGATGGTAAAGTAAGGATTAATGTTCCTGCTAAAATAATGTGGTATTTTCCAATTATTCCGAGATTGAAGCGAATGTTTAAATCTCCTTCTACATCTGAACTGATTACCTGGCACGCAAAGCAGCGAATAGAAGATGGAAAGATGCGGCATCCAGCCGACTCTCCTTCTTGGAGAAATATCGACTATAGGTGGCCTGCCTTCGGTAGTGAGGCAAGAAATATTCGCTTGGCGTTGTCTGCAGATGGTATAAACCCGCATAATAACGGTCTAACCAATAGATACACTTGTTGGCCAGTAGTActagtgacttataatcttccTCCGTGGTTATGCatgaagaggaagtttatgATGCTAACAGTTTTAGTTCCCGGTCCTCATGAGCCTGGTAATGACCTTGATGTATATTTACAGCCTCTAATCGATGATTTAAAGAAGTTGTGGGAGGAAGGTGAACCAAATGTCTATGATGCACACACTAAGTTGTATTTCACTTTAAAAGCAATTTTATTGTGGACAATAAACGACTTTCCCGCATATGGAAATCTGTCCGGATGTGTTAATAAAGGTTATATGTCTTGTCCAATATGTGGTGATGATACTGTTGCAAAGTATTTAAGCCATAGTAGGAAGATGTGTTACCAAGGTCATCGACGTTACTTGGCTAGAAATCATCCATATAGGAagcaaaaagctgcttttaaTGGACAACAAGAATTAGGGCAGGCACGTCAACCTCTTTCGGGAGAAGAGGTTTTATTGCAGcaagaaaaaattgaatttcagtttgggaaagaagtaagGAAGTCAAAGAAGGTTGACTGTCCATGGAAGAAAAAGTCAATTTTCTTCGAGTTAGAGTATTGGAAATTTCACCATGTCCGTCATTGTCTAGATGTTATGCACGTGGAGAAAAACGTGTGTGATAGCTTGATTGGCACACTACTGAATATGAAACATAAGTCTAAAGATAGTGAAGCTTCTCGTCTTGACATGATTGACATGGGGGTTAGGGCTGATCTAGCTCCACAAAAAGGAGAAAGAAAGACCTATTTACCTCCTTCGATTTTTAATTTGTCCAaggcagaaaagaagaagatgttgtcATCGTTAATGCACATGAAACTTCCTTATGGACACGCGTCAAACATTAAAAACTGTGTTTCCATGGAAGAAATAAAAATGTTTGGGTTGAAGTCCCACGATTGCCACATCCTACTTCAACAATTACTTCCTATTGCAATTCGCGCGGTACTTCCAAAAAAAGTCAGGGTCACAATAATTAGATTGTGTTTCTTCTTTAATGCTTTATGCAGCAAAGTTGTCGACGTATCTAAACTAGATAAATTGCAATCAGATGTAATAGTAACTTTGTGCGAGCTAGAAAAAATTTTTCCTGCATCATTTTTTGATGTAATGATACATCTCATAGTGCACTTGGTTCGGGAATTACGGTTATGTGGGCCAGTCTTCTATAGATGGATGTATGCATTTGAGAGGTTTAATAAGGTGTTGAAGAGTTACGTACGCAATCGTTACTACCCCGAAGGTTGTATAGCAGAATGTTATCTTGGAGAAGAATCGATTGAATTCTGCCAAGAGTTTGTCAAGCAAACTTGCACCACTGCTGGTCTTCGCAAAGGTGAAGGCAAGTTAAGTGGTCCATTATCTGTTGCGGTAATGAAATCAATCGAAGAAAAAGAGAGGGATGAAGCTCATTTACACGTTCTTCTAAACAACCTTGAAGTACAGCCATATATCTT AATGCATAAGGAGTATCTAGAGGAAATCCATCGTGGGAAAAAGAAAAGCGTTCATTGGCTCTTGAGAGAGCACAATAACAGTTTTGCTGATTGGTTTCTAGAAAAA GTCAGTAGTGAAATGGTGGAGAATCCTGGAGGAGTTTCAGAGACAGTAAGATGGATAGCTGGAAAACCATCATTTTCAGTTATGACTTACGAAGCTTATCTAGTAGACGGGGTCCGATACTTTACAAAACAGCGAGACAATGTGAGGGTAGTTCAAAACAGCGGAGTGTCTTTAGTTGCTAAAACTGTCCAAGTGTCTAGCGCTAAAGATTTAAACCCCGTAGAAAGTGACTTGACATTTTATGGTGGTATCCTAGATATATGGGAGCTGGATTATCATGCATTCAAAGCCCCACTGTTTTTATGTAATTGGGCGGACAATGACAAGGGAATTAAGGTGGATGATCTTGGGTTCACACTTGTCGATCTAAGTCGACAAGGCCACAAGAGAGATAAATACGTGTCTATAGATCAAGTAAAGCAAGTTTATTATATTGAAGATCCGGTGGATGCCAAGTGGTCCGTCGTATTAACCTCTACAACTCGAGACTACCAAGAGGTGTATAACGATGATGATTTAGGAGACACAACCATGGAAAATCCTCCATTCTGCTGCCAAATTCCTACATGTGATGTCGGTGATGATGTTGAGAAAAGTATTAGAGAAAATATTAAGGGCACTTGGGTTAAGAAGTGA